Proteins co-encoded in one Paraburkholderia edwinii genomic window:
- a CDS encoding GntR family transcriptional regulator yields MSEKIQESLMSMIRERSLKPGDQIPTEMELCELLGVGRSSLREAVAQMISHGLLSRVQGRGTFIRQISLRLQGGLDDLMSVTDMIRSVGAVPSTCRIQIEQIKASESLAGKLQINVGDDCVRIERVRCADDAIAAYCIDTVPKAVFDAAGGDLGESLFAMFARTGRRLSHTHTSIQPTILTPRDLPELGDGFGLFLLLDEVDFDQSGEPLCYSNDYYNTSIFKFDLVRKKR; encoded by the coding sequence ATGAGCGAGAAGATCCAGGAATCGCTGATGTCGATGATTCGCGAACGCTCGCTTAAGCCGGGCGACCAGATCCCTACTGAAATGGAGCTTTGCGAGCTGTTAGGGGTCGGGCGGTCGAGCCTTCGCGAAGCGGTCGCGCAGATGATTTCGCATGGTCTGCTGTCGCGGGTTCAGGGTCGCGGCACCTTCATCAGACAAATTTCACTTAGATTGCAGGGCGGTCTTGATGATCTGATGTCTGTGACCGATATGATTCGCAGCGTCGGCGCGGTGCCGTCCACGTGCCGCATTCAGATCGAGCAGATCAAGGCGTCGGAGAGCCTCGCGGGCAAACTGCAAATCAACGTCGGCGATGATTGCGTGCGCATCGAACGTGTCCGCTGCGCCGACGACGCGATTGCCGCGTATTGCATCGATACCGTGCCGAAGGCTGTTTTCGATGCGGCCGGCGGCGATCTCGGCGAGTCGCTGTTTGCGATGTTCGCGCGCACGGGCCGCCGCCTGTCGCATACGCATACGTCGATCCAGCCGACCATCCTGACGCCGCGCGATCTGCCCGAACTCGGCGACGGCTTCGGTCTGTTTCTCCTGCTGGACGAAGTGGATTTCGATCAAAGCGGCGAGCCGCTTTGCTATAGCAACGACTACTACAACACGAGCATCTTCAAGTTCGACCTGGTTCGCAAGAAGCGATAA
- a CDS encoding VC0807 family protein, whose translation MKQEVTMIPSVRYTLAFFINVVLPTAAYRIALPHVGLLGALLASSVPLLAWIGIDLLRYRHFDALSALVLASIAMSLLVFASGAADALRAAREPLVSGIVGLSFLLSLPLNRPLVFYLARSTLSRERQGREAEFDVMWLSRPALARSIRVMTAVWGIGLVCENVARLAVVLSFDSDDAHRVSTYVGYAVYVALTVWTIVYRHMVIKRQ comes from the coding sequence TTGAAGCAGGAAGTCACGATGATCCCCTCCGTTCGTTATACGTTGGCGTTTTTCATCAATGTTGTATTGCCGACGGCGGCGTATCGCATTGCTTTGCCGCATGTCGGACTGCTTGGTGCATTGCTCGCCTCTTCCGTTCCGCTGCTCGCGTGGATCGGTATCGATCTTTTGCGTTATCGACACTTCGATGCGTTGAGTGCGCTCGTGCTGGCGAGTATCGCGATGTCGTTGCTGGTCTTTGCGTCTGGGGCTGCCGATGCATTGCGCGCGGCGCGGGAGCCTTTGGTGAGCGGCATTGTTGGTTTGTCTTTTTTGCTGTCGCTTCCGCTCAATCGGCCGCTTGTTTTTTATCTCGCGCGCTCGACGCTGTCGCGTGAGCGGCAAGGACGCGAGGCCGAATTCGATGTGATGTGGCTGAGTCGGCCAGCGCTCGCGAGATCCATTCGAGTGATGACGGCGGTTTGGGGTATCGGCCTCGTTTGTGAAAACGTCGCGCGGCTAGCGGTGGTTTTGTCGTTTGACAGTGATGACGCGCATCGTGTCTCGACCTACGTTGGATATGCGGTGTATGTCGCGTTGACGGTGTGGACGATTGTTTATCGGCATATGGTTATCAAGAGGCAGTGA
- a CDS encoding sodium:solute symporter family protein translates to MKLAHRLIRSYSIYTLGFLLFIYIAWRIEAANGPGMWVGYVFLFVPIAVYAVIGLLSRTSDLVEYYVAGRRVPSAFNGMATAADWLSAASFIGLAGSLYATGYDGLAYMMGWTGGYCLVAFLLAPYVRKLARYTIPDFLGTRFSSNAVRGLAALSAILCSFVYLVAQIQGVGLIATRFIGVDFAIGIFCGLAGILVCSFLGGMRAVTWTQVAQYIILIAAILIPVSMIAHKDGLGWVPQFNYGRVMERVEALERDVRNAPQEQAVRDVYRQRAAQMQTEIDALPQSFVDEKNALTQRLDELRRRNGPLREIAELERTLARFPRDAAAARIVWTQQRDELLALAAPPVPMHEPFPDEGEEERRVHKRNFLSLLLCLSLGTASLPHILTRYNTTTSVASARRSVGWTLFFVALFYLTVPVLAVLIKYDILTNLVGDRFSDLPQWVMQWRKVEPYLISIADLNGDGIVRWSEIQMQPDMVVLAAPEIAGLPYVMSGLIAAGALAAALSTADGLLLTIANALSHDVYYHMVDPEASSQRRVTISKILLLGVALFASYVASLNTGNILFLVGAAFSLAASSLFPVLVLGVFWKRTTRLGAVAGMVAGLAVCVYYIVSTYPYFTQMTGFAGPRWFGIEPISSGVFGVPAGFVVAIVVSLVDRKPDAYTRALVDYIRHP, encoded by the coding sequence ATGAAGCTCGCGCATCGGCTGATCCGTTCGTATTCGATCTATACGCTCGGCTTCCTGCTTTTTATTTATATTGCGTGGCGCATTGAAGCGGCGAATGGGCCCGGCATGTGGGTCGGTTACGTGTTTCTGTTCGTACCGATCGCGGTATATGCCGTGATCGGCTTGCTGTCGCGCACGTCGGATCTCGTCGAATACTACGTGGCGGGGCGGCGCGTGCCGTCGGCGTTCAATGGCATGGCGACCGCGGCCGACTGGCTTTCCGCGGCATCGTTTATCGGTCTGGCGGGCTCGCTCTACGCGACTGGATACGATGGCCTCGCTTACATGATGGGCTGGACGGGCGGCTACTGCCTCGTCGCATTTCTGCTCGCGCCGTACGTGCGCAAACTCGCGCGCTATACGATTCCCGACTTCCTCGGCACGCGGTTTTCGAGCAACGCGGTGCGCGGCCTCGCGGCACTCTCGGCGATTCTCTGTTCGTTCGTGTATCTGGTTGCGCAGATTCAGGGCGTCGGGCTGATTGCGACGCGCTTTATCGGCGTCGATTTCGCGATCGGGATTTTCTGCGGACTGGCGGGCATTCTCGTGTGCTCGTTTTTGGGCGGCATGCGCGCGGTGACGTGGACGCAGGTCGCGCAGTACATCATTCTGATTGCCGCGATCCTGATTCCGGTCTCGATGATTGCGCACAAGGACGGGCTCGGCTGGGTGCCGCAGTTCAACTACGGGCGCGTGATGGAGCGTGTCGAAGCGCTCGAGCGCGATGTGCGCAATGCGCCGCAGGAGCAGGCGGTGCGCGATGTGTATCGGCAGCGCGCGGCGCAGATGCAGACGGAGATCGACGCGTTGCCGCAGTCGTTCGTCGATGAGAAGAACGCGTTGACGCAGCGGCTCGATGAACTGCGCCGGCGTAACGGGCCGCTGCGCGAGATCGCGGAACTCGAACGCACGCTTGCGCGGTTTCCACGCGACGCGGCCGCGGCGCGCATCGTATGGACGCAGCAACGCGACGAACTGCTTGCGCTGGCTGCGCCGCCCGTGCCGATGCACGAGCCGTTTCCCGATGAAGGCGAAGAGGAACGACGCGTGCACAAACGCAATTTTCTTTCGCTGCTGCTGTGCCTTTCGTTGGGGACCGCGAGCCTGCCGCATATTTTGACGCGCTATAACACGACGACGTCGGTCGCGTCCGCGCGGCGCTCGGTGGGGTGGACGCTGTTTTTTGTCGCGCTGTTCTATCTGACCGTGCCGGTGCTTGCGGTGCTGATCAAGTACGACATCCTGACGAATCTTGTCGGCGATCGCTTTTCGGATTTGCCGCAGTGGGTGATGCAGTGGCGCAAGGTCGAGCCTTATCTGATCAGTATCGCGGACCTGAACGGCGACGGCATCGTGCGCTGGAGCGAGATCCAGATGCAGCCCGATATGGTTGTGCTGGCGGCGCCGGAAATCGCAGGGCTGCCGTATGTGATGTCGGGATTGATCGCCGCGGGCGCGCTGGCTGCGGCGCTTTCGACCGCGGATGGTCTGTTGCTGACGATCGCGAATGCGCTGTCGCACGACGTCTACTACCACATGGTTGATCCGGAGGCATCGAGTCAGCGGCGCGTGACGATCTCGAAGATTCTGCTGCTGGGTGTGGCGTTGTTTGCGTCGTATGTCGCGTCGTTGAATACGGGGAACATTCTGTTTCTGGTGGGCGCGGCGTTTTCGCTGGCGGCGTCGAGTCTGTTTCCGGTGCTCGTGCTGGGCGTGTTCTGGAAGCGGACGACGCGTCTGGGCGCGGTGGCCGGGATGGTGGCGGGGCTTGCGGTGTGCGTGTATTACATCGTGTCGACGTATCCGTACTTCACGCAGATGACGGGGTTTGCGGGACCGAGATGGTTTGGGATCGAGCCGATCAGTTCCGGCGTGTTTGGTGTGCCGGCGGGGTTTGTGGTGGCGATTGTGGTGAGTCTGGTGGACCGGAAGCCGGATGCTTATACGCGGGCGTTGGTGGACTATATCCGGCACCCTTGA
- a CDS encoding Rossmann-like fold-containing protein, with product MSKQFYLWSDIMLDRSPLTTLLETAIAKKPALAFYAGYQDTLEAINRGGHFNFAGLELMVPGGVYPPRPGSATEFFCKNWSAAGLSEPTGSLLELGCGSGALTLHAARLGWQATGSDIDELAVVAARHNAQRNGLEAEFVCSDLFEAFKGQRFDAVIFNQPFVHKPMVSVEERTLASANGELTRRFFDEAAGYLRPGGKLVFSYSNCSDDQLLDRPDWTMELIACDYDALGQYWRVLVVGRPKAG from the coding sequence ATGTCCAAACAATTCTATCTGTGGAGCGACATCATGCTTGATCGTTCACCACTGACGACATTGCTCGAAACGGCTATTGCGAAGAAACCTGCGCTGGCGTTTTACGCCGGTTATCAGGACACGCTCGAAGCCATCAATCGCGGCGGACACTTCAATTTTGCAGGGCTCGAGTTGATGGTGCCTGGCGGCGTGTATCCGCCGCGGCCTGGCAGCGCGACGGAGTTCTTTTGCAAGAACTGGTCGGCTGCGGGACTCAGTGAACCGACGGGCTCCCTGCTTGAACTCGGCTGTGGTTCTGGCGCGTTAACGCTTCATGCCGCACGGCTCGGTTGGCAAGCGACGGGATCGGATATCGATGAGCTTGCGGTAGTCGCGGCGCGGCACAACGCGCAACGCAATGGGCTCGAGGCTGAATTTGTCTGCTCGGATCTGTTTGAGGCGTTCAAAGGACAACGCTTCGATGCGGTTATTTTCAATCAGCCGTTCGTGCACAAGCCGATGGTGAGTGTTGAGGAACGGACGCTGGCGAGTGCGAATGGGGAGTTGACGAGGCGGTTTTTTGATGAGGCTGCGGGTTATCTACGGCCGGGCGGGAAGCTTGTTTTCTCTTACTCGAACTGCTCAGATGACCAGCTGCTCGATCGACCGGATTGGACGATGGAGCTTATTGCGTGTGATTACGATGCGCTGGGGCAGTATTGGAGGGTGTTGGTGGTGGGGCGGCCGAAAGCGGGATGA
- a CDS encoding fumarate hydratase gives MTVIKQEDLIQSIADSLQYISYYHPQDYIQALGRAYELEESPAAKDAIAQILTNSRMCAEGHRPICQDTGIVTVFVKVGMDVRWDGATMGVTDMINEGVRRGYMHPDNVLRASIVSPPEGARKNTKDNTPAVIHYEIVPGDKIDVQVAAKGGGSENKSKFAMLNPSDSIVDWVLKTVPTMGAGWCPPGMLGIGIGGTAEKAMLMAKESLMDSIDIQDVIARGPKDWIEELRVELHEKVNALGIGAQGLGGLATVLDVKIMAAPTHAASKPIAIIPNCAATRHAHFTLDGSGVAKLEAPSLDAWPKVQWTANTETSKRVDLNTLTPAEVASWKPGQTLLLSGKMLTGRDAAHKRIADMLAKGEKLPVDFTNRVIYYVGPVDPVRDEAVGPAGPTTSTRMDKFTETMLAQTGLISMIGKAERGPVAIESIKKHKAAYLMAVGGAAYLVSKAIRSAKVLAFEDLGMEAIYEFDVMDMPVTVAVDSNGTSVHQTGPKEWQAKIGKIPVATA, from the coding sequence ATGACCGTTATCAAACAGGAAGACCTGATTCAGAGCATTGCCGATTCGTTGCAATACATCAGCTACTACCACCCGCAGGACTATATTCAGGCGCTCGGCCGCGCTTATGAGCTCGAAGAAAGCCCCGCTGCGAAGGACGCGATCGCGCAGATCCTGACCAACAGCCGCATGTGCGCCGAAGGCCACCGGCCGATCTGCCAGGACACGGGCATCGTCACGGTATTCGTGAAGGTCGGCATGGATGTGCGCTGGGACGGTGCGACGATGGGCGTCACCGATATGATCAACGAAGGCGTGCGCCGCGGCTATATGCATCCGGACAACGTGCTGCGCGCGTCGATCGTGAGCCCACCCGAGGGTGCGCGCAAGAACACGAAGGACAACACGCCCGCGGTCATTCACTACGAGATCGTGCCCGGCGACAAGATCGATGTGCAGGTCGCGGCGAAAGGCGGCGGCTCGGAAAACAAGTCGAAGTTCGCGATGCTGAACCCGTCGGACTCGATCGTCGACTGGGTGCTCAAGACCGTGCCGACGATGGGCGCGGGCTGGTGCCCGCCGGGGATGCTCGGCATCGGTATCGGCGGCACCGCCGAGAAAGCGATGCTGATGGCGAAGGAATCGCTGATGGATTCGATCGACATCCAGGACGTCATCGCGCGCGGCCCGAAGGACTGGATCGAGGAACTGCGTGTCGAGCTGCATGAGAAGGTCAATGCGCTCGGCATCGGCGCGCAAGGTCTCGGTGGTCTGGCCACGGTGCTCGATGTGAAGATCATGGCCGCGCCGACGCATGCGGCGTCGAAGCCGATCGCGATCATCCCGAACTGCGCGGCCACGCGTCACGCGCATTTCACGCTCGACGGGTCGGGCGTCGCGAAGCTCGAAGCGCCGTCGCTCGATGCCTGGCCGAAGGTGCAATGGACCGCGAACACCGAAACGAGCAAGCGCGTCGATCTGAATACGCTCACGCCCGCAGAAGTCGCGAGCTGGAAGCCGGGCCAGACGCTGCTGTTGAGCGGCAAGATGCTGACGGGCCGCGATGCCGCGCACAAGCGCATCGCCGACATGCTCGCGAAGGGCGAGAAGCTGCCCGTCGATTTCACGAATCGCGTGATTTATTACGTTGGCCCGGTCGATCCGGTTCGCGATGAAGCGGTCGGACCCGCGGGCCCGACCACGTCGACGCGCATGGACAAATTCACCGAGACGATGCTTGCGCAGACCGGTTTGATCTCGATGATCGGTAAGGCCGAGCGTGGCCCTGTTGCGATCGAATCGATCAAGAAGCACAAGGCCGCGTATCTGATGGCCGTGGGCGGCGCCGCGTATCTCGTATCGAAGGCGATCCGCAGCGCGAAGGTGCTCGCCTTCGAAGACCTCGGTATGGAAGCGATCTACGAGTTCGATGTGATGGATATGCCGGTGACCGTTGCAGTCGACTCGAACGGCACCTCGGTACATCAGACCGGGCCGAAGGAATGGCAAGCGAAGATCGGCAAGATTCCGGTCGCAACGGCCTGA
- the acs gene encoding acetate--CoA ligase — translation MSAIESVLQERRVFPPSAETMKAATISGMDAYKALVAEAERDYEGFWARLARETLSWHKPFTKVLDESNAPFYKWYDDGELNASYNSLDRHVQAGNGDRVAVIFEADDGTVTRVTYKDMLQRVSRFANALKKRGIRKGDRVVIYMPMSIEGIVAMQACARIGATHSVVFGGFSSKSLNERLVDVGAIALITADEQMRGGKALPLKNIADEALAMGGCEAVKSVIVYRRTGGKVAWNEGRDLWMHEVAQSESDQCAPEWVGAEHPLFILYTSGSTGKPKGVQHSTGGYLLWAAQTIKWAFDWKPTDVFWCTADIGWVTGHSYIAYGPLTLGATQVVFEGVPTYPNAGRFWEMIQKHKVTLFYTAPTAIRSLIKLADADPKVHPKSYDLSSLRVLGTVGEPINPEAWMWYYEQVGGSRCPIADTWWQTETGGHMITPVPGATPLVPGSCTLPLPGIMAAVVDETGQDVPNGQGGILVVKRPWPSMIRTIWGDPERFKKSYFPEELGGKLYLAGDGSIRDKETGYFTIMGRIDDVLNVSGHRLGTMEIESALVANPLVAEAAVVGRPDDTTGEAVCAFVVLKRSRPEGDEAKQIANDLRNWVGKEIGPIAKPKDIRFGDNLPKTRSGKIMRRLLRSLAKGEEITQDVSTLENPAILDQLGESR, via the coding sequence ATGTCAGCGATTGAATCCGTTCTTCAGGAACGCCGCGTATTCCCGCCATCCGCCGAAACGATGAAAGCGGCCACGATATCCGGCATGGACGCTTACAAGGCGCTTGTCGCCGAAGCGGAACGTGATTACGAAGGTTTCTGGGCGCGCCTCGCGCGCGAGACGCTCAGTTGGCACAAGCCGTTCACGAAGGTGCTCGATGAATCGAACGCACCGTTCTACAAGTGGTACGACGACGGCGAACTCAATGCGTCCTACAACAGCCTCGATCGCCACGTGCAAGCGGGCAACGGCGACCGCGTCGCCGTGATCTTCGAAGCGGACGACGGCACCGTCACGCGCGTCACTTACAAGGACATGCTGCAGCGTGTATCGCGCTTCGCCAATGCGCTGAAAAAGCGCGGCATCAGGAAGGGCGATCGCGTCGTTATCTATATGCCGATGTCGATCGAAGGCATTGTCGCGATGCAGGCGTGTGCGCGTATCGGCGCGACGCACTCGGTCGTGTTCGGCGGCTTCTCGTCGAAATCGCTGAACGAGCGGCTCGTCGACGTCGGCGCGATCGCGCTGATCACCGCCGACGAACAGATGCGGGGCGGCAAGGCGCTGCCGCTCAAGAACATTGCCGACGAAGCGCTCGCGATGGGCGGCTGCGAGGCGGTGAAGAGCGTGATCGTCTATCGCCGCACGGGCGGCAAGGTAGCGTGGAACGAAGGCCGCGACCTGTGGATGCATGAAGTCGCGCAGAGCGAAAGCGACCAGTGCGCACCGGAATGGGTCGGCGCCGAACACCCGCTTTTCATTCTTTATACGTCGGGTTCGACGGGCAAGCCGAAGGGCGTGCAGCACAGCACCGGCGGCTATTTGCTATGGGCCGCGCAGACCATTAAATGGGCGTTCGACTGGAAGCCGACCGACGTGTTCTGGTGTACGGCGGATATCGGCTGGGTCACGGGCCACAGCTATATCGCGTACGGACCGCTTACGCTCGGTGCGACGCAAGTCGTGTTCGAAGGCGTGCCGACGTATCCGAATGCGGGCCGCTTCTGGGAGATGATCCAGAAGCACAAGGTCACGCTGTTCTACACGGCGCCGACGGCAATCCGTTCGCTGATCAAGCTGGCCGACGCGGACCCGAAGGTGCATCCGAAGAGCTACGACCTGTCTTCGCTGCGCGTGCTCGGCACGGTCGGCGAACCGATCAATCCCGAAGCATGGATGTGGTACTACGAGCAGGTCGGCGGTTCGCGCTGCCCGATCGCCGATACATGGTGGCAGACGGAAACCGGCGGCCATATGATCACGCCGGTGCCGGGCGCGACGCCGCTTGTGCCGGGCTCGTGCACGCTGCCGCTGCCGGGCATCATGGCGGCTGTCGTCGATGAAACGGGGCAGGACGTGCCGAACGGGCAGGGTGGCATTCTGGTCGTGAAGCGCCCGTGGCCATCGATGATCCGCACGATCTGGGGCGACCCGGAGCGCTTCAAGAAGAGCTACTTCCCCGAAGAACTGGGCGGCAAGCTGTATCTGGCAGGCGACGGCAGTATTCGCGACAAGGAAACCGGCTACTTCACGATCATGGGCCGTATCGACGATGTGCTGAACGTGTCGGGTCACCGGCTCGGCACGATGGAGATCGAATCGGCGCTGGTCGCGAATCCGCTCGTGGCCGAAGCGGCGGTGGTCGGGCGCCCGGACGATACGACCGGCGAAGCGGTGTGCGCGTTTGTCGTGCTGAAGCGTTCGCGTCCGGAAGGCGACGAAGCGAAGCAGATCGCCAACGACCTGCGCAACTGGGTCGGCAAGGAGATCGGGCCGATCGCGAAGCCGAAGGACATCCGCTTCGGCGACAACCTGCCGAAGACGCGTTCGGGCAAGATCATGCGGCGTCTGTTGCGCTCGCTGGCAAAGGGCGAGGAGATTACGCAGGACGTCTCGACGCTCGAGAATCCGGCGATTCTCGATCAGCTGGGCGAATCGCGCTGA
- a CDS encoding TIGR00645 family protein, with amino-acid sequence MSASKFDPGSRSPRRRMRPLPAVIFMSRWLQVPLYLGLIVAQAVYVVLFLKEVWHLVTSAMKLDETSTMLVVLSLIDVVMISNLLIMVIVGGYETFVQRLGVEGHPDEPEWLDHVNAGVLKVKLSMALISISSIHLLKTFIDPDQRSEHAILWQVIIHLSFLVSAAVMAWVDRLTTRTHPEHFHEPAPHAPKPSEATDFSSPEGA; translated from the coding sequence ATGTCCGCCTCGAAATTCGATCCCGGCAGCCGCTCTCCCCGCCGTCGCATGCGCCCTCTGCCCGCCGTCATCTTCATGAGCCGCTGGCTGCAGGTGCCGCTGTATCTGGGCCTCATCGTCGCGCAAGCGGTGTATGTGGTGCTTTTCCTCAAGGAGGTCTGGCATCTCGTCACGTCGGCGATGAAGCTCGACGAAACGAGCACGATGCTGGTCGTGCTGAGCCTGATCGATGTGGTCATGATCTCGAATCTGCTGATCATGGTGATCGTCGGCGGCTACGAAACGTTTGTGCAGCGGCTTGGCGTCGAAGGCCATCCCGACGAGCCCGAATGGCTCGACCATGTCAATGCAGGCGTGCTGAAGGTCAAGCTTTCGATGGCGCTGATCAGCATCTCGTCGATTCATCTGTTAAAGACCTTTATCGATCCCGACCAGCGCAGCGAGCACGCGATCCTATGGCAGGTGATCATTCATCTGTCGTTCCTCGTGTCGGCCGCGGTGATGGCATGGGTCGACCGGCTGACGACGCGTACGCATCCCGAGCACTTTCACGAGCCGGCGCCGCACGCACCGAAGCCCTCCGAGGCAACCGATTTCTCCTCCCCAGAAGGCGCATAA
- a CDS encoding DUF1828 domain-containing protein yields the protein MHAAQSGVDITKSRLDVLNKTAGVHFAHFGPDLAITASGPIDEAEVALWDAVKLAMSLSFSSEKWMPKLDHIRFRSLVEKTLAGSVGQGRIKTGYRVIGISGHAVEFPLALRSANDSIFLIEPIALLSGEKIDWGRVHQVYGKLADVKQADSVTNRVVVFEDGAGAAEFGRAATLLAQNAEITTLGGLPDWSQRVLAA from the coding sequence ATGCACGCAGCACAATCCGGGGTCGACATCACCAAGTCACGGCTCGATGTCCTCAACAAAACCGCCGGCGTGCATTTCGCGCATTTCGGCCCGGATTTGGCGATTACGGCGTCTGGACCAATCGACGAGGCCGAAGTCGCGCTATGGGACGCTGTGAAATTAGCGATGTCCCTTTCGTTCTCAAGCGAAAAATGGATGCCAAAGCTCGATCACATCAGGTTCCGTTCGCTTGTGGAGAAGACGTTGGCAGGTAGCGTCGGCCAAGGCCGTATCAAGACCGGTTATCGTGTGATTGGCATCAGCGGGCATGCCGTCGAGTTTCCACTGGCATTACGGTCAGCAAATGATTCCATATTCCTGATCGAGCCAATCGCCCTACTTAGCGGTGAAAAAATTGACTGGGGCCGCGTTCATCAGGTCTACGGCAAACTGGCCGACGTGAAGCAGGCAGACTCGGTTACCAATCGGGTCGTGGTATTCGAGGACGGAGCCGGCGCGGCGGAGTTCGGACGCGCTGCGACGTTGCTCGCGCAGAATGCCGAGATTACTACGCTTGGCGGCTTGCCCGATTGGTCGCAGCGGGTTTTGGCCGCATAG
- a CDS encoding DUF4212 domain-containing protein, giving the protein MAAPHASNRQTINPPPEPPPVSEAMALAHRRYWRFNLLLIATLMVIGFVVSFIVPAASRGLAGVRLFGFSLPFYVGAQGAILVYLALIVVYIVSMQFADRALQRAFEADAAARQTNR; this is encoded by the coding sequence ATGGCCGCGCCACACGCTTCTAACCGACAAACAATTAATCCACCGCCTGAACCGCCGCCGGTTTCAGAGGCGATGGCGCTCGCGCATCGGCGTTACTGGCGCTTCAATCTGCTATTGATCGCGACGCTGATGGTGATCGGCTTCGTTGTATCGTTTATCGTGCCGGCCGCCTCGCGCGGGCTGGCGGGCGTGCGGCTTTTCGGCTTCAGCTTGCCGTTCTACGTCGGCGCGCAAGGCGCGATTCTCGTCTACCTGGCGCTGATCGTCGTCTATATCGTATCGATGCAATTCGCCGACCGCGCATTGCAGCGCGCATTCGAAGCGGATGCCGCCGCGCGGCAAACGAACCGATGA
- a CDS encoding secondary thiamine-phosphate synthase enzyme YjbQ has product MLQALHHLHVRARTRGLVDITKQIRQFVAEQAIEVGLLTIFCRHTSASLLIQENADPSVQRDIERYFATIAPEDARRYEHDTEGLDDMPAHLRTALTQVQLSVPVEEGRLVLGTWQGIYLFEHRRDPSTRDIVLHLLGT; this is encoded by the coding sequence ATGCTACAAGCGCTTCATCATCTGCACGTGCGGGCGCGCACGCGCGGGCTCGTCGATATCACGAAGCAGATCAGGCAGTTTGTTGCGGAACAGGCGATCGAGGTCGGCTTGCTGACGATTTTTTGCCGGCATACGTCGGCTTCGCTGCTGATTCAGGAGAACGCGGACCCATCGGTGCAAAGGGACATCGAGCGATACTTCGCGACGATCGCGCCCGAAGACGCGCGCCGCTACGAGCACGATACGGAAGGACTCGACGATATGCCCGCGCATTTGCGCACGGCATTGACGCAGGTGCAGTTATCCGTGCCCGTCGAGGAAGGACGCCTGGTGCTCGGTACGTGGCAAGGCATTTACCTGTTCGAGCATCGGCGCGACCCGTCGACGCGCGATATCGTGCTGCATCTGCTTGGAACCTGA